One genomic segment of Polyodon spathula isolate WHYD16114869_AA chromosome 17, ASM1765450v1, whole genome shotgun sequence includes these proteins:
- the LOC121329561 gene encoding 26S proteasome regulatory subunit 10B: protein MADPREKGLQDYRKKLLEHKEIDGRLKELREQLKELTKQYEKSENDLKALQSVGQIVGEVLKQLTEEKFIVKATNGPRYVVGCRRQLDKSKLKPGTRVALDMTTLTIMRYLPREVDPLVYNMSHEDPGSVSYSEIGGLSEQIRELREVIELPLTNPELFLRVGIIPPKGCLLYGPPGTGKTLLARAVASQLDCNFLKVVSSSIVDKYIGESARLIREMFNYARDHQPCIIFMDEIDAIGGRRFSEGTSADREIQRTLMELLNQMDGFDTLHRVKMIMATNRPDTLDPALLRPGRLDRKIHIELPNEQARLDILKIHSGPITKHGEMDYEAIVKLSDGFNGADLRNVCTEAGMFAIRADHEYVTQEDFMKAVRKVADSKKLESKLDYKPI from the exons ATGGCGGATCCCCGAGAGAAAGGGCTGCAAGACTACAGGAAGAAATTACTGGAGCACAAAGAGATCGACGGACGGCTCAAAGAGT tgagggAGCAGCTGAAAGAACTCACAAAGCAGTATGAAAAATCAGAAAATGACTTGAAAGCGTTACAAAGCGTTGGGCAG ATTGTCGGAGAGGTCCTGAAACAGCTAACAGAAGAGAAAT TCATCGTAAAGGCGACAAATGGACCTCGCTATGTTGTTGGCTGCCGTCGACAG CTTGACAAGTCCAAGCTCAAACCTGGCACAAGAGTGGCGCTGGACATGACCACCCTCACTATCATGAG GTACCTGCCCCGAGAGGTTGACCCTCTGGTGTACAACATGTCCCACGAGGACCCTGGCAGTGTCTCCTATTCAGAGATCGGGGGATTGTCAGAACAGATCCGGGAGCTCAGAGAG GTGATTGAGCTTCCCCTCACAAACCCTGAGCTTTTCCTGCGTGTGGGGATCATCCCTCCCAAAGGCTGCCTGCTGTATGGACCACCAG gCACAGGGAAGACGTTGTTGGCCAGAGCTGTTGCCAGTCAGCTGGACTGTAATTTCTTAAAG GTGGTCTCCAGTTCTATAGTTGACAAGTACATTGGGGAAAGCGCCAGGCTGATCAGGGAGATGTTCAACTACGCCAGGGATCACCAGCCCTGTATCATCTTCATGGATGAGATTGATGCTATTG GTGGGCGTCGATTTTCTGAGGGCACCTCGGCTGACCGAGAGATCCAGAGGACCCTGATGGAG CTGCTGAACCAGATGGACGGCTTCGACACGCTGCACAGAGTCAAGATGATAATGGCGACGAATCGTCCTGACACCCTGGACCCTGCCCTGCTGCGCCCGGGTCGCCTGGACCGCAAGATCC ATATTGAACTGCCCAATGAACAGGCACGCTTGGACATCCTGAAAATTCACTCTGGGCCCATCACAAAGCACGGAGAAATGG ATTATGAGGCGATTGTGAAGCTCTCCGATGGGTTTAACGGAGCTGATTTGAGAAATGTGTGTACCGAAGCAG GCATGTTTGCAATTCGTGCTGACCATGAGTATGTGACCCAGGAAGACTTCATGAAGGCAGTCCGTAAGGTGGCAGACTCTAAGAAGCTGGAATCCAAGCTAGACTACAAGCCTATATAA
- the LOC121329601 gene encoding serine/threonine/tyrosine-interacting protein-like: protein MEDQPKLQFPSLPDYKAETLDWAYPMRREMQEILPGLFLGPYSAAMKSKLPVLEKLGITHVVCIRQDIEANFIKPNFPQKFRYLVFDIADNPVENIIRFFPRMKEFIDGCLQNGGKVLVHGNAGISRSAALVIAYLMETYGVKYRDAFSHVQERRFCINPNVGFVHQLQEYEAIYLARLTIQMMSPLQLGRSFSVQAGTAGSRKRSLEEDDDFGGMQVPAAQNG, encoded by the exons ATGGAGGACCAGCCCAAACTACAGTTCCCGTCTCTGCCGGACTACAAAGCAGAAACACTG gACTGGGCATATCCTATGAGGAGGGAAATGCAg GAAATATTACCTGGCCTGTTTCTTGGTCCTTATTCTGCAGCCATGAAAAGCAAG CTACCGGTCCTTGAAAAGCTGGGAATAACTCACGTAGTCTGCATCCGGCAAGACATCGAAGCTAATTTCATCAAGCCAAACTTCCCGCAGAAATTTCG aTATTTGGTTTTTGATATTGCAGATAACCCTGTGGAGAACATCATTAGGTTTTTCCCAAGG ATGAAAGAGTTCATTGACGGATGTTTACAGAATGGAG GAAAGGTGCTTGTTCATGGAAACGCAGGGATTTCTAGAAG TGCTGCCTTAGTAATTGCTTACCTTATGGAAACGTATGGTGTAAAGTACAG GGATGCCTTCAGCCACGTTCAGGAGAGGAGGTTCTGCATTAACCCCAACGTGGGATTCGTGCACCAGCTACAG GAGTACGAGGCCATCTACCTGGCTAGGCTCACCATCCAGAtgatgtcaccactgcagctGGGTCGCTCCTTCTCTGTGCAGGCAGGCACGGCAG GCAGTCGGAAGCGCTCTCTCGAGGAGGATGATGATTTCGGTGGAATGCAGGTGCCGGCTGCGCAGAATGGATAg
- the LOC121330259 gene encoding glucosamine 6-phosphate N-acetyltransferase-like, which produces MILDETPLFDPALLKELDWSENMVQFSPPISPSQPGEGLLLRPLCTADLNKGFFKVLSQLTKAGDVTPELFIKKFDHMKRTGDYYVTVVEDTNLGKIVATATLLLEHKFIHSCATRGRIEEVVVSDECRGKQLGKLLVSAMTLLSKKLNCYKITLECLPKNVAFYKKFGYSSSAETYMQHRFFD; this is translated from the exons ATGATTCTGGATGAGACTCCGCTCTTTGACCCCGCCCTCCTGAAGGAGCTGGACTGGAGTGAGAACATGGTGCAGTTCAGCCCCCCCATCTCCCCATCACAGCCTGGGGAGGGGCTCCTGCTGAGACCCCTCTGCACTGCAGACCTCAACAAAG GTTTCTTCAAAGTCCTGTCTCAGCTCACTAAGGCTGGAGATGTGACTCCTGAACTGTTCATAA AGAAATTCGACCACATGAAGCGGACGGGGGATTATTACGTCACTGTGGTGGAGGACACAAACCTGGGGAAGATTGTCGCCACGGCAACGCTCCTCCTAGAGCACAAGTTCATTCACTCCTGTGCCACG AGAGGGAGGATAGAGGAGGTTGTTGTGAGCGATGAATGCCGAGGGAAGCAGCTGGGCAAACT GTTAGTGTCAGCAATGACACTTCTTAGCAAGAAACTGAACTGTTACAAAATCACATTGGAGTGTCTACCCAAGAATGTGGCTTTCTATAAGAAATTTGGCTACAGTTCGTCGGCAGAAACCTACATGCAGCACAGGTTCTTCGACTGA